A DNA window from Arachis hypogaea cultivar Tifrunner chromosome 18, arahy.Tifrunner.gnm2.J5K5, whole genome shotgun sequence contains the following coding sequences:
- the LOC112770167 gene encoding uncharacterized protein has translation MYEFMNNMSALSLRGILENNKLAGANYDDWLIDIIDKPAVTAPVPKEDGSIDNEATKAYEKYLENCLTAKCIILATMGSDLQRQHQDMDPPTIVEHLKKMYGAQSNTARYQLSKTLFRSTLDVDSPVGPHVLKMIDLIEQLEKLGCKLGKELSQDLILQSLLENFLQFIVSFNIIKVSYDLHEMLNMLIDYENQISSEKKERS, from the exons ATGTATGA ATTCATGAATAATATGTCTGCTCTATCACTGCGTGGCATACTTGAAAATAACAAATTGGCTGGAGCCAATTATGATGATTG GCTAATTGATATAATCGATAAGCCTGCTGTAACGGCCCCAGTTCCTAAAGAGGATGGAAGTATTGATAATGAGGCAACCAAGGCTTATGAGAAGTACTTGGAAAATTGTCTTACTGCCAAATGCATCATTCTAGCAACCATGGGTTCTGATCTTCAGAGGCAACATCAGGATATGGATCCACCAACTATTGTTGAACATCTTAAGAAGATGTATGGTGCACAAAGTAATACGGCCCGAtatcaattgtccaaaactttgtTTAGATCCACACTTGATGTGGACTCTCCTGTTGGACCCCATGTTCTTAAGATGATTGATCTTATTGAACAACTTGAGAAGTTGGGATGCAAATTGGGCAAAGAACTTTCACAAGATTTGATCTTGCAATCTCTTCTAGAAAATTTTTTACAATTCATTGTTAGCTTTAATATAATTAAAGTAAGCTATGATCTTCATGAAATGCTCAACATGCTAATTGATTATGAGAATCAAATTTCATCtgagaaaaaagaaaggagttga